The Pelodiscus sinensis isolate JC-2024 chromosome 30, ASM4963464v1, whole genome shotgun sequence genome has a window encoding:
- the LOC102454197 gene encoding olfactory receptor 10A4-like yields the protein MTYSERNPGENQTISGSFILVGFSYLHQLQILLFLLLLVIYLLTLMGNLVVILLTMLNSTLHTPMYFFLVNLSFLDIIFTTSVVPQLLVHLLVEEKTISLEGCMAQMYIYTIMGFTECCLLAAMSYDRYVAICHPLHYTTIMSGRVCAQLAGASWIICISVAVAHTKWLFSLPLCGSHHMHHFFCDIAPVMKMVCTDTTNIRIVGFILTGLFIMSPFLLIILSYVYIISTILKLPSAEGKRKAFSTCSSHLMVVTLFYGMALFTELVPKSESTIERDQMISLMNTIVAPVLNPIIYTLRNKEVKGAWRKTIVRRIFAHS from the coding sequence GTGGGGTTTTCCTACCTTCACCAGCTGCAAATCCTTCTGTTTCTGCTACTCCTTGTTATCTACCTCCTCACCTTGATGGGGAACCTGGTTGTTATCCTCCTGACAATGCTGAACTCCACCCTCCAtacccccatgtatttcttcctggtcAACCTGTCCTTCCTGGACATCATCTTCACCACCAGTGTGGTCCCTCAGCTGCTGGTTCACCTTCTGGTTGAGGAAAAGACCATCTCCCTTGAGGGATGTATGGCCCAGATGTACATCTACACCATCATGGGCTTCACGGAATGCTGCCTCCTCGCAGCCATGTCCTAtgaccgctacgtggccatctgtcaTCCCTTGCACTACACGACCATCATGAGTGGAAGGGTATGTGCACAGCTCGCGGGTGCATCATGGATCATTTGTATCTCAGTGGCCGTAGCTCATACAAAatggctcttcagcctgccctTGTGTGGCTCCCACCACATGCACCACTTCTTCTGCGACATCGCACCAGTGATGAAGATGGTGTGCACCGACACAACAAACATTAGGATTGTAGGGTTCATTTTGACAGGGCTGTTTATCATGAGCCCTTTCCTCTTGATAATCCTGTCCTATGTCTACATTATCTCCACGATCCTCAAGCTGCCGTCCGCGGAGGGGAAgcgtaaagccttctccacctgctcctcccacctcatggtGGTGACTTTGTTCTACGGAATGGCCCTTTTTACCGAGCTGGTGCCCAAGTCTGAATCCACCATAGAAAGAGATCAAATGATTTCCCTCATGAACACCATTGTGGCCCCTGTGTTGAACCCCATCATATACACACTGAGGAACAAAGAGGTGAAGGGAGCCTGGAGAAAAACTATAGTGAGGCGCATCTTTGCTCACAGCTAG